One window from the genome of Lentibacillus daqui encodes:
- the cccA gene encoding cytochrome c550 — translation MKKNPVVPYALIAVIGIALVIVISIAGIHQRDDIQKAEEGGETQEQKGAEEGEGGETTDPEAIFKQNCSSCHGEDLSGGMGPNLQDIGSKHSKDEIEGIIEEGPGQMPPGLIEGDQKDAVAEWLAEKK, via the coding sequence ATGAAGAAGAACCCAGTCGTCCCATATGCACTTATAGCCGTAATCGGGATCGCTTTGGTAATCGTCATATCTATTGCTGGGATACATCAGCGGGACGATATACAAAAGGCGGAAGAAGGCGGGGAGACACAAGAGCAGAAAGGCGCCGAAGAAGGTGAAGGCGGCGAAACAACCGATCCGGAAGCTATTTTCAAACAAAATTGCTCATCATGCCATGGTGAAGACTTATCTGGTGGCATGGGTCCTAATCTGCAAGATATTGGTTCAAAACATTCAAAAGATGAGATTGAAGGAATCATTGAAGAAGGACCGGGTCAAATGCCACCTGGCTTAATTGAAGGTGACCAAAAGGACGCAGTAGCAGAATGGCTTGCCGAGAAAAAATAG
- a CDS encoding tRNA (adenine(22)-N(1))-methyltransferase — translation MEQLITLSDRLQQVSYFLPKGAIFADIGSDHAYLPCYVCMLDKNARAIAGEINKGPYNSAKKTVRACQLTNRVDVRLGDGLEIITADEIRQLVIAGMGGKLIRSILEAGKDKLKLVERIIAQPNVNARGVRKWLITNNYNIKDEAIVEENGHSYEIIVADMCENGPTSAWTERELLFGPILLKKRPDAFFKKWRYEQNKLSRIIEQMKRATVRNEVKIQFFEQDLQWIQEVLQDGENDS, via the coding sequence ATGGAACAACTCATTACACTTTCAGATCGGCTGCAACAGGTTTCATATTTTTTACCCAAAGGTGCCATTTTTGCTGATATAGGTTCAGATCACGCTTATCTTCCATGCTATGTTTGCATGCTGGATAAAAACGCCCGGGCAATTGCTGGTGAGATTAATAAAGGTCCATATAACAGTGCAAAAAAAACCGTTAGAGCATGTCAATTAACAAATCGGGTGGATGTTCGCCTTGGAGACGGCCTGGAAATAATCACGGCTGATGAAATAAGGCAATTAGTCATTGCTGGCATGGGTGGCAAGCTAATCCGTTCTATTCTGGAAGCTGGAAAGGATAAACTAAAGCTGGTAGAACGGATTATTGCGCAGCCGAATGTGAACGCAAGAGGAGTACGGAAATGGTTAATTACAAATAATTATAATATCAAAGACGAAGCAATAGTCGAAGAAAATGGTCATTCTTATGAGATTATTGTCGCTGATATGTGTGAAAATGGGCCAACATCAGCCTGGACCGAACGCGAATTGCTATTCGGACCGATATTACTTAAAAAGCGACCAGATGCCTTTTTCAAAAAATGGAGATATGAACAAAACAAATTATCCCGTATTATTGAGCAGATGAAACGAGCGACTGTGAGAAATGAAGTGAAAATCCAATTTTTTGAGCAGGATTTACAATGGATACAGGAGGTTTTGCAAGATGGTGAAAACGATTCATAA
- a CDS encoding Nif3-like dinuclear metal center hexameric protein — protein sequence MVKTIHNPDVFQVMEQWAPKKLAYDWDNVGLQIGNFNKPVKKVMITLDVLESVVDEAIEKQVDLIIAHHPLLFKPMKQLNTDTVKGRIIQKIIQHDISVYASHTNLDAANGGVNDMLCDIIGIDNRDILLEGFTEELVKFSVYVPQTHAVAVQEALAEAGAGHIGNYSHCTFQTNGHGTFKPLAGTNPYIGSVNDLEKVEEVKIETIVPMTLIGGVVQMVKDKHPYEEPAYDIYPLKNKGKAHGIGRIGTLTSEMNLTDFCEHLKTVLEVPCVRVTGDLTKPIKTVAVLGGSGEKYIHEAKAKGADAYITGDMTFHPAQDAWQMGLAVIDPGHHVEKVMKQAVKTYLEKQLAQQGIEIIVSHANTEPFRFI from the coding sequence ATGGTGAAAACGATTCATAATCCAGATGTGTTTCAAGTAATGGAGCAGTGGGCACCGAAAAAACTGGCATATGATTGGGATAATGTTGGCTTACAGATTGGTAATTTTAATAAACCAGTTAAAAAGGTAATGATTACGCTGGATGTACTGGAATCCGTTGTAGATGAAGCGATTGAGAAACAGGTGGATTTGATTATCGCCCATCATCCATTACTGTTTAAACCAATGAAACAACTGAACACAGATACGGTTAAAGGACGAATTATACAAAAAATAATTCAGCATGATATTTCCGTATACGCATCCCATACGAATCTTGATGCAGCAAATGGCGGGGTTAATGACATGTTGTGTGATATAATTGGTATTGACAATAGAGATATTTTACTGGAAGGGTTTACGGAGGAATTGGTGAAGTTCAGTGTATATGTTCCACAAACTCATGCAGTTGCTGTACAAGAAGCACTTGCAGAAGCTGGAGCGGGGCATATCGGCAATTACAGCCATTGCACATTTCAGACGAATGGCCATGGTACATTTAAACCGTTGGCGGGCACTAATCCGTATATTGGGTCGGTAAACGACCTGGAAAAGGTTGAAGAAGTCAAAATAGAAACCATTGTACCAATGACTTTAATAGGCGGGGTAGTGCAAATGGTTAAAGATAAGCATCCATACGAAGAACCGGCTTATGATATTTACCCATTAAAAAATAAAGGGAAGGCGCATGGCATTGGCCGGATCGGAACACTAACCAGCGAGATGAATTTGACAGACTTCTGCGAACATCTGAAGACCGTTTTGGAGGTGCCATGTGTCCGGGTTACTGGTGATTTGACAAAACCGATTAAAACTGTTGCTGTACTTGGTGGCAGCGGGGAAAAATATATCCATGAAGCCAAAGCAAAAGGTGCTGACGCTTATATTACTGGAGATATGACCTTTCACCCAGCACAGGATGCTTGGCAAATGGGGCTGGCTGTAATTGATCCCGGACATCATGTGGAAAAAGTGATGAAACAAGCAGTAAAAACGTATTTGGAGAAACAGCTTGCACAACAAGGTATCGAAATTATCGTTTCACATGCAAATACGGAGCCATTTCGATTTATTTAA
- a CDS encoding DEAD/DEAH box helicase, whose translation MERNNFSKFAFQPTLMEAVQRLGFYQPTEIQQQVIPAVGQGRSLIGQSHTGSGKTHAYLLPLFNQINMEQREVQFVITAPTRELAMQIHEETKKIIHYADKDTQWTVKLLVGGTDRQKMAEKLKEPPHIVIGTPGRILDLVKAGALSLYTARSFVIDEADLMLDLGFLQEVDQLLVRCKSDIQILAFSATIPQKLAHFLKKYLENPVHIKLNDQLSPETMEHRLIALKHRDPADVIMAISEVINPYLAIIFANGKEAANDLAAALQQKGLEPGLIHGGLSPRERKRVLKEIKQLRYQYIVATDLAARGIDIQGVSHVINAQLPKEEDFYIHRVGRTARAGLEGTAISLYDEQDTKLIKKLEEKGLVFTFYNIKNGQWQKSKAWNQRNIRKNTEINTEKEAWKRVRKTKKVKPGYKKKMKKQKEQIQRQLNKNSKRKR comes from the coding sequence ATGGAAAGAAATAACTTCAGTAAGTTTGCATTTCAACCCACACTAATGGAGGCTGTTCAACGTCTCGGGTTTTACCAGCCTACAGAAATCCAGCAACAGGTTATTCCTGCTGTTGGACAAGGCAGAAGTCTAATCGGTCAGTCACACACGGGCTCCGGTAAAACACATGCCTATTTGCTGCCATTGTTTAATCAAATAAACATGGAGCAACGGGAGGTCCAATTTGTGATCACCGCACCCACCAGGGAACTAGCCATGCAAATTCATGAGGAAACAAAAAAAATCATTCATTATGCGGACAAAGACACCCAGTGGACAGTTAAACTTCTAGTTGGGGGAACGGATCGGCAGAAGATGGCGGAAAAGTTAAAGGAACCGCCACATATTGTGATTGGAACCCCCGGGAGAATATTGGATTTGGTCAAAGCAGGGGCACTATCCTTATACACAGCCCGTTCATTTGTTATTGATGAAGCAGATTTGATGTTGGATTTGGGTTTTCTGCAAGAGGTCGATCAGCTACTGGTAAGGTGTAAAAGCGATATCCAAATATTAGCTTTTTCGGCAACGATCCCACAAAAGTTGGCACACTTTTTAAAAAAGTATTTAGAAAACCCTGTGCATATCAAATTAAATGATCAACTGTCACCGGAAACGATGGAACACCGGTTAATTGCCTTGAAACATCGTGATCCCGCTGACGTCATAATGGCGATATCCGAAGTTATTAATCCGTATCTGGCAATTATTTTTGCCAATGGAAAGGAAGCGGCAAATGATCTTGCTGCCGCATTACAGCAAAAAGGACTGGAACCCGGGTTGATACATGGGGGGTTATCGCCACGTGAGCGAAAACGGGTGTTAAAAGAGATCAAGCAGCTACGTTACCAATATATTGTAGCTACCGATTTGGCAGCGAGAGGCATCGATATCCAGGGTGTCAGTCATGTGATTAATGCCCAGTTACCAAAGGAAGAAGATTTTTACATTCACCGGGTAGGGAGAACCGCCAGAGCTGGGTTGGAAGGAACAGCAATTAGCTTGTATGATGAACAAGATACGAAATTGATTAAAAAGTTGGAGGAGAAAGGACTCGTCTTTACCTTTTACAACATAAAAAATGGCCAGTGGCAAAAGTCCAAGGCCTGGAATCAACGGAATATAAGAAAGAATACCGAGATAAACACAGAAAAAGAAGCATGGAAAAGGGTACGAAAAACAAAAAAAGTAAAACCTGGTTATAAGAAAAAGATGAAAAAACAAAAAGAACAGATTCAGCGTCAACTTAACAAAAACAGTAAACGAAAAAGATGA
- a CDS encoding deoxyribonuclease IV, which produces MLKIGSHVSMSGKKMLLGSSEEAASYGANALMIYTGAPQNTRRKPVDELNIAAGKQHMEDNGIDDVVVHAPYIINIGNTTKPATFELGVNFLRNEIERTEALGAKQIVLHPGAHVGAGADAGIEKIIEGLNEVLDKEQTVQIALETMAGKGSEIGRTFDELAKIFDGVTRNEKLSVCLDTCHIHDAGYDVVNNFDDVLDEFDKIVGIDRLKVIHINDSKNERGAHKDRHENIGFGHIGFDALCRVIYHEQLKELPKILETPYVGEDKKNKKPPYRFEINMIRNREFDPDLKEKIMNQ; this is translated from the coding sequence TTGTTGAAAATAGGATCACATGTGTCGATGAGCGGGAAGAAAATGTTGTTGGGTTCGAGTGAAGAAGCTGCTTCATATGGTGCAAATGCGTTGATGATTTATACTGGAGCACCACAAAATACAAGAAGAAAACCGGTTGATGAGCTTAATATTGCAGCTGGGAAACAGCACATGGAAGACAATGGTATTGATGATGTTGTTGTCCATGCACCGTACATCATCAATATTGGGAACACAACAAAACCGGCCACATTCGAACTGGGAGTCAACTTTTTACGGAATGAAATTGAACGGACGGAGGCTCTGGGGGCTAAACAAATTGTTCTTCACCCTGGTGCACATGTTGGAGCAGGTGCGGATGCAGGGATCGAGAAAATCATTGAAGGATTAAATGAAGTATTGGATAAAGAGCAAACCGTTCAAATTGCTTTGGAAACAATGGCTGGAAAAGGTTCGGAAATTGGCCGGACTTTTGACGAACTTGCCAAGATTTTTGACGGGGTAACACGGAATGAAAAGCTTTCCGTTTGTTTGGATACTTGTCATATTCATGATGCCGGATATGATGTCGTGAATAACTTTGACGATGTATTAGATGAATTTGACAAGATTGTTGGCATCGATCGTCTCAAAGTTATTCATATCAATGACAGCAAAAACGAACGTGGTGCCCACAAGGACCGTCATGAAAATATTGGGTTCGGTCATATTGGTTTTGATGCGTTGTGCCGGGTGATTTATCATGAACAACTTAAGGAATTACCAAAAATCCTGGAAACGCCATATGTTGGGGAAGATAAAAAGAATAAGAAACCACCATATAGATTTGAAATTAATATGATTAGAAACCGGGAATTTGATCCGGATCTAAAGGAAAAGATCATGAATCAATAA
- a CDS encoding DUF2624 domain-containing protein, whose protein sequence is MMSTFIKDFILQKLSRLTSEELYTYSKQYGFSITNQQAKAVTKYLKTHTVDPFSADGRADMLQELAKITDLETAKKAQKLFNEIVKSYGLESLFY, encoded by the coding sequence ATGATGTCTACATTTATTAAAGACTTTATTTTACAAAAACTTTCCCGACTAACCTCTGAGGAACTTTACACGTATAGTAAACAATATGGATTTTCCATTACCAACCAGCAGGCAAAAGCGGTAACAAAATACTTAAAAACACACACCGTTGATCCATTTAGCGCAGATGGCCGGGCCGATATGTTACAGGAATTAGCAAAGATTACCGATCTGGAAACTGCCAAAAAAGCGCAAAAATTATTTAACGAAATAGTAAAATCATATGGATTGGAATCATTATTTTATTAA
- a CDS encoding DUF4190 domain-containing protein, translating to MDEFKRLDRMEDDLRDQEDPDMVETDLSDDDPSVFNPARQADDEETAAELTADDLDDTPSRIETDDDDETNVNSAYGWVALALSIISFFWMPVILGAAGIIVGFIARGRGANTLGMTAIIAGAASIIISLFILPFV from the coding sequence ATGGACGAATTCAAACGTTTGGACAGGATGGAAGACGATCTACGTGATCAGGAAGATCCTGATATGGTTGAGACTGATTTATCCGATGACGATCCATCTGTTTTTAATCCAGCACGTCAAGCGGATGATGAAGAAACAGCTGCCGAATTAACGGCTGATGATCTTGACGACACGCCGTCAAGAATCGAGACTGATGACGATGATGAAACGAATGTAAATAGTGCGTATGGCTGGGTTGCGTTGGCATTGTCAATTATATCCTTCTTCTGGATGCCGGTTATTCTAGGTGCAGCGGGAATTATTGTCGGATTTATCGCCAGAGGCCGCGGTGCAAATACACTTGGTATGACAGCAATCATTGCCGGTGCTGCTTCCATTATAATTTCACTGTTTATACTGCCATTTGTATAA
- a CDS encoding NfeD family protein — MDIFAYSWLGFIITGFGTLFLIGEILVNMRGLFGLLGIGFIVVYFSAYLETGSFIIMLIIYFIGLLLIIIDGKLLNDGTLSTLGLAGMLISVALAAPDLTSGLYGVAGVLVGGFSSLLFLKVFKRRDMWSKLTLKDRLTTEAGYSSMNKDYEKLLGQKGITLNDLRPVGTVRILDKDYSAVSNGQWISKGSSIRVVEVDGTRILVEKIDET; from the coding sequence ATGGACATTTTTGCTTATAGTTGGCTAGGATTTATCATTACTGGTTTTGGTACATTATTTTTAATTGGTGAAATTTTAGTAAATATGCGAGGACTGTTTGGTCTCCTGGGAATCGGTTTTATTGTTGTGTATTTTTCTGCATACCTTGAGACAGGTTCATTTATTATCATGCTTATTATTTATTTTATAGGATTATTACTGATCATTATTGATGGTAAGCTGCTAAATGATGGAACGCTTTCAACGTTGGGGCTGGCCGGGATGTTGATTTCCGTTGCACTTGCTGCACCTGACTTAACATCTGGTTTGTATGGTGTTGCCGGGGTACTTGTCGGTGGATTTTCCTCATTATTATTTTTAAAAGTATTTAAGCGTCGGGATATGTGGTCCAAACTTACATTAAAAGACCGTTTAACTACCGAGGCTGGTTATAGTTCAATGAATAAAGATTATGAAAAACTCCTGGGACAAAAGGGGATCACCTTAAATGACCTGCGCCCGGTTGGAACGGTACGGATACTCGATAAGGATTATAGTGCTGTTTCGAATGGTCAGTGGATTTCCAAAGGGAGTTCTATACGTGTAGTAGAGGTAGACGGGACGCGAATCCTGGTGGAAAAGATAGATGAAACATAA
- a CDS encoding Na/Pi cotransporter family protein — protein sequence MQMDVQTILFEFFGGLGIFLLGIKYMGDGLQKTAGDRLRDILDKTTSRPILGIIAGMVVTMLIQSSSGTTVLTVGLVNAGFMTLRQAIGVIMGANIGTTVTAFIIGIELGDYALPILAIGCFLIFFFSNQKVTAIGQAIFGFGALFFGLTLMGNGMAPLSNLEAFHQLTLNMSENRILGLLVGTLFTVIVQSSSATIGILQGLFAEGAIDLHAALPVLFGDNVGTTITAVLASLGASVAARRAAFIHVIFNLIGAAIFLTFLPLFTKFVELLQDQFDLNPEMTLAFAHGSFNIANTLIQFPFIAGLAWLVTKIIPGEDVTIEYKPQHLDPIFIQQSSAVALDQAKAEIIRMGEYACMGLEETNQYLFTRQQKHSDLARQLEGALNNLDQKITDYLVTIASGSLSELGSARHTALMDLVRDIERIGDHFENIIELIDYKIANKVDLTEEAQTDLNQMFTLTIHTVKQSISALDQVSREKALMVVDKEDEIDNMERRLRKQHIVRMNKGQCTGSAGIVFVDMISNLERIGDHAVNIAEEVLGGK from the coding sequence TTGCAAATGGACGTACAAACCATTCTTTTTGAATTCTTTGGCGGCCTGGGGATTTTTCTTCTTGGAATTAAATACATGGGCGACGGATTACAGAAAACAGCGGGAGATCGGTTAAGAGATATTCTTGACAAAACGACGAGCAGGCCAATTTTGGGTATCATTGCTGGCATGGTTGTAACTATGTTGATTCAAAGTAGTTCAGGGACCACCGTGTTAACTGTCGGGTTGGTAAATGCCGGATTCATGACATTGAGACAGGCTATTGGTGTTATCATGGGGGCGAATATTGGTACAACCGTAACTGCATTTATTATCGGAATTGAACTGGGAGACTATGCTTTACCTATTCTTGCAATTGGATGTTTCTTGATTTTCTTCTTTTCCAATCAAAAGGTCACGGCAATCGGACAGGCTATATTTGGCTTTGGAGCACTATTTTTCGGGCTGACTCTGATGGGAAATGGGATGGCACCGTTAAGTAATTTGGAGGCATTTCATCAGCTTACGCTAAACATGAGCGAAAATCGGATCCTCGGTTTATTGGTGGGAACACTATTCACGGTAATCGTGCAAAGCTCAAGTGCCACCATCGGTATTTTGCAAGGGTTATTTGCTGAAGGAGCGATCGATTTACATGCTGCTTTACCTGTTTTATTTGGGGATAATGTAGGTACGACAATCACGGCGGTTTTAGCATCACTTGGGGCGAGTGTAGCTGCAAGAAGAGCCGCATTTATCCACGTTATCTTTAACTTGATTGGAGCTGCGATTTTTTTAACTTTTTTACCGCTTTTCACGAAGTTTGTTGAATTATTACAGGATCAATTCGATTTGAATCCGGAAATGACATTAGCGTTTGCGCATGGCAGTTTTAATATCGCCAATACATTGATTCAGTTTCCATTTATCGCTGGACTAGCCTGGTTGGTGACAAAAATAATCCCTGGTGAAGATGTAACTATTGAGTATAAACCACAACATCTGGATCCAATTTTTATCCAGCAATCATCAGCAGTTGCGTTGGATCAGGCAAAGGCTGAAATCATTCGTATGGGTGAATATGCATGTATGGGGCTGGAAGAGACGAATCAATATTTGTTTACCCGCCAACAAAAACATTCCGATTTGGCAAGACAATTGGAAGGTGCACTTAATAATCTGGATCAGAAGATAACGGATTACCTGGTTACGATAGCGTCAGGTTCATTATCGGAATTGGGAAGCGCCCGGCATACCGCATTAATGGATTTAGTTCGAGATATAGAGCGAATCGGCGACCATTTCGAAAATATTATTGAACTGATTGATTATAAAATTGCCAATAAGGTTGATTTGACCGAAGAGGCACAAACAGACTTGAATCAGATGTTTACATTAACGATACATACGGTTAAGCAGTCAATAAGTGCACTGGATCAAGTGAGTCGAGAAAAGGCGTTAATGGTTGTTGATAAAGAGGACGAAATTGATAACATGGAACGCCGCCTTCGTAAACAACATATTGTTCGAATGAATAAGGGACAATGCACTGGATCTGCCGGGATCGTATTTGTTGATATGATTAGCAATTTGGAGCGGATTGGGGACCATGCAGTGAATATCGCAGAAGAAGTTCTTGGTGGTAAATAG
- a CDS encoding superoxide dismutase: protein MAKFELPELPYAYDALEPTIDKETMNIHHTKHHNTYVTKLNGALEGHEDLQDKSLEDLLGNLDAVPEDIRTAVRNNGGGHANHSLFWKVLSPNGGGEPSGELAEKINAKFGSFDKFKEAFADAAAGRFGSGWAWLVVKNGDLEITSTPNQDTPLMDGVTPILGLDVWEHAYYLKYQNRRPEYISAFWNVVNWDQVEKNYNEAK, encoded by the coding sequence ATGGCAAAATTTGAATTACCAGAATTACCTTATGCATACGATGCTTTAGAACCAACAATTGACAAGGAAACAATGAACATCCACCATACGAAGCATCACAATACTTATGTTACCAAATTAAATGGAGCACTTGAAGGACATGAAGATCTTCAAGATAAATCGCTTGAAGATCTGTTGGGCAACCTTGATGCAGTGCCAGAGGATATCCGTACTGCTGTCCGTAATAATGGCGGTGGACATGCCAACCACAGTCTTTTCTGGAAAGTACTTTCTCCAAATGGCGGTGGAGAGCCTTCAGGTGAACTTGCAGAGAAAATAAATGCTAAATTTGGCAGCTTTGACAAATTTAAAGAAGCATTTGCTGATGCTGCTGCTGGACGTTTCGGATCTGGTTGGGCATGGCTTGTTGTTAAAAACGGCGACCTTGAAATTACCAGTACCCCAAATCAGGATACTCCATTGATGGATGGTGTAACACCAATTCTTGGACTTGATGTTTGGGAGCATGCATACTATCTTAAATATCAAAACAGACGCCCGGAATATATTTCAGCATTTTGGAATGTAGTAAACTGGGATCAAGTTGAAAAAAACTATAACGAAGCCAAATAA
- a CDS encoding MFS transporter, with amino-acid sequence MKSLEKITGVEVNRDLIFLLIIGGLYSLGIFLSNTFVNIYLWKQSGDYMTIAIYNLGIYVFQAVMFIIAGRIAKKIDRVIVLRLGVIFLSLFFLTVLIIAEKASTFNFLLGSLLGIGYGFYWLAYNVLTFEITEPETRDFFNGFLGVMQSFAGMVGPALAGFIIARMTDNVGYTTIFSISFILFICAVTCSFFLNRRKAEGNFHFKRILAERTQNKNWGKILYAHVFQGLREGIFAFVISIWVFIVTNSELALGMFNLTLSALSFVFYFMATKLIKPSLRKKAILLGGAILYFSIYIILFHISYANLIIYSVMIGIAYPILNVPYASLTYDVIGKAWKAKDLRVEYIVVRELFVNIGRVASLLIFLIAVSLFPAEKIIPVLLVVLGTGHLFIYLFVKNIYLGSPHNPVMMKAQLTDEKNR; translated from the coding sequence ATGAAAAGTTTGGAGAAAATAACAGGAGTAGAAGTAAATCGTGATTTAATTTTTTTGTTAATAATTGGAGGGCTTTATTCGCTGGGAATATTTCTTTCCAATACATTTGTAAATATTTATTTATGGAAGCAGTCGGGGGATTACATGACCATCGCTATTTACAACCTTGGCATTTATGTATTTCAAGCGGTTATGTTTATTATCGCTGGAAGAATAGCCAAGAAGATTGATCGTGTTATCGTGTTAAGACTAGGGGTAATTTTTTTATCTCTATTTTTTTTGACTGTTTTAATCATTGCTGAAAAGGCATCAACTTTTAATTTTTTGCTGGGCAGTCTGCTTGGAATTGGGTATGGATTTTATTGGCTCGCATACAATGTGTTGACGTTCGAGATAACAGAACCGGAAACGCGGGACTTCTTTAACGGTTTTCTTGGTGTCATGCAATCATTTGCTGGTATGGTTGGACCAGCACTGGCGGGATTCATCATCGCCAGAATGACCGATAACGTTGGATATACTACCATTTTTTCAATATCCTTTATTTTATTTATTTGTGCCGTAACCTGCAGTTTTTTCCTGAATCGCAGAAAGGCGGAAGGAAACTTTCATTTTAAACGGATCCTGGCTGAGCGGACGCAGAACAAAAACTGGGGAAAAATTTTATATGCCCATGTTTTTCAAGGACTGCGTGAAGGTATTTTTGCTTTTGTTATCTCCATTTGGGTCTTTATCGTGACAAATAGTGAACTGGCTCTCGGGATGTTCAATTTAACATTGTCAGCCCTGTCCTTTGTTTTTTACTTTATGGCGACCAAATTAATTAAACCATCGTTACGAAAAAAAGCAATTCTGCTTGGTGGAGCCATCCTTTATTTCTCCATTTATATTATTTTATTCCATATCAGCTATGCCAACTTAATTATTTATTCGGTTATGATTGGTATTGCTTATCCAATTCTCAATGTCCCATATGCATCACTTACTTATGATGTCATTGGTAAAGCGTGGAAGGCAAAAGACCTTAGAGTGGAATACATAGTTGTCCGCGAATTATTTGTCAATATTGGCCGAGTGGCTTCCCTTTTGATTTTTCTAATCGCGGTTTCTTTGTTTCCGGCCGAAAAAATTATCCCGGTTCTGCTTGTTGTTTTAGGAACAGGTCATTTATTTATTTACTTGTTTGTGAAGAATATCTATTTAGGTAGCCCGCACAACCCGGTGATGATGAAAGCACAGCTTACGGATGAAAAAAATCGTTAA